In one window of Juglans regia cultivar Chandler chromosome 3, Walnut 2.0, whole genome shotgun sequence DNA:
- the LOC109016550 gene encoding calcium-binding protein KRP1-like: MASTTAWNYGIVFEDFFPAMVEKLGAEGFMKELCNGFRLLMDGDKGMITFESLKRNSALLGLEGMSDEEVWCMLREGDLDGDGALNEMEFCTLMFRLSPGLMESSKELLEEAIIGEF, translated from the coding sequence ATGGCGTCGACGACCGCGTGGAATTATGGGATTGTGTTCGAAGATTTCTTTCCGGCCATGGTGGAGAAGTTGGGCGCAGAAGGGTTTATGAAGGAGCTGTGCAACGGTTTTCGTTTGTTGATGGATGGAGATAAGGGAATGATAACGTTCGAGAGCTTGAAGAGGAACTCGGCTTTACTGGGATTAGAAGGCATGAGTGACGAAGAGGTATGGTGCATGCTTAGAGAAGGCGATTTGGACGGAGATGGAGCATTGAATGAGATGGAATTTTGTACCCTCATGTTTAGGTTGAGCCCTGGTTTGATGGAGAGTTCTAAAGAATTGTTGGAGGAAGCCATTATTGGTGAATTCTAG